In Spinacia oleracea cultivar Varoflay chromosome 5, BTI_SOV_V1, whole genome shotgun sequence, a single window of DNA contains:
- the LOC110776504 gene encoding F-box/kelch-repeat protein At3g23880-like: MTKDVKQLGELPKDVQVNILTRLPAKSVKRFMYTCKSMFSLSTTLDLMDLTNTQSRNTEYHIYSRCSNDGEQSFILCKDDTSSLIRDEKAINNVPVTATHYFVGSCHGLACFANIFNLEDLTLVVWNPFLGKSLSIPITPLASNTRGCSALGFGFDLSCIDFKVVRIGIHNNTNTRIWADVYALDSATWKTVRGSLSHPVSKIMDKGIFVNGVLHWILERKQQQQQQQQQQQQQQYVLVTYNLSKEVFGEIDVAEYIVDKSMNLTKLVIRGEEKLAIYHNDHICNVWVMEEYGVIDSWKKLCSVDCKEAYGKVLNVAASGKIVLSKSDGELILFDPTNEKTTLLNKNKTMTLDYDYIGPYVETLVLPGYQHHQTFSYSSSNSMNKRKRQKCSGSIF; the protein is encoded by the exons ATGACGAAAGACGTAAAACAACTCGGAGAATTACCGAAGGATGTTCAAGTTAACATCCTGACAAGATTGCCTGCTAAGTCTGTTAAACGGTTCATGTATACTTGTAAATCCATGTTCTCTTTGTCGACAACTCTAGATCTCATGGATTTAACCAACACACAAAGTCGCAATACCGAGTACCATATCTACTCTCGTTGCAGTAATGATGGCGAACAATCTTTTATCTTATGTAAAGATGATACATCTTCATTAATCAGAGATGAAAAGGCCATTAATAATGTACCTGTTACTGCAACCCACTACTTTGTGGGTTCTTGTCATGGATTGGCCTGCTTTGCGAATATCTTTAATCTTGAAGATTTAACCTTAGTTGTTTGGAACCCTTTTTTAGGTAAATCATTAAGCATCCCTATTACTCCTCTAGCCTCCAATACTAGGGGATGTAGTGCATTAGGGTTTGGTTTTGATCTCTCCTGTATCGACTTCAAGGTTGTCAGAATCGGGATTCATAATAACACTAACACCCGTATTTGGGCAGATGTTTATGCATTAGATTCGGCTACTTGGAAAACGGTCCGTGGATCACTTTCACACCCGGTATCGAAGATTATGGACAAAGGAATATTTGTCAATGGAGTTCTACATTGGATTTTGGAACGgaaacaacaacagcaacaacaacaacaacaacaacaacaacaacagtatGTGTTGGTGACATACAATCTAAGCAAGGAAGTTTTCGGGGAGATTGATGTTGCTGAGTATATTGTTGATAAAAGTATGAACCTAACGAAACTTGTAATAAGAGGAGAGGAGAAGCTTGCAATATACCACAATGATCACATATGTAATGTGTGGGTGATGGAAGAATATGGTGTGATTGATTCTTGGAAGAAACTTTGTTCAGTTGATTGTAAAGAGGCGTATGGGAAGGTCTTAAATGTTGCGGCTAGCGGAAAAATTGTCTTGTCAAAGAGTGACGGAGAATTGATATTGTTTGATCCAACCAATGAAAAAACCACATTATTAAACAAAAACAAGACTATGACGCTTGATTATGATTATATAGGGCCTTACGTGGAAACCCTAGTTTTACCGGGCTACCAACATCATCAAACATTCTCATACTCCTCGTCCAACTCTATGAACAAGAGAAAGAGACAAAA GTGCAGTGGCTCGATCTTTTAG